The segment GATAGTATTGTAAATAAAATAAAATTATAGTATTTAATATTACAAAACTCAGTTAATATTAAATTATGAAAGTTATATTTAATATTAACTGAGTTTTAATACTTACTATTTGAGTATAAATTATATAAGATTTAAATTATTTTACGATTTTTAATCTATTATGAAGCAATTTAATTAATGGAAGTGCAATTAGCATACCAACAGCCGCTTGACCTATGTTATCAGGAATACTAGCAAGTCCAATGGTTAAAGCTTCTGTAAAAGAATCTGCTTTAAATAGTACAAATTTAACTAAAAATATTTTCGCAATAAAATAACCAAAAACCATCCATATCCCCGATATTACAAAGGCAAATAGATTGTTTAATGTGTTTTTTCCCTTGAAATCACCTCTATAGGCTATAGAAGCTGCAATTAATGCCATAACTGCCTTAATTACAAAGGTAAAAGGTGCATAATAAGCGTAACCAGATAAGATATCTGCAAGACACATACCTATACCGGCTGTAATCATTCCTTTTTTCTTACCAAATAATATGGCTGCTAAAAATACCATGCTGTCACCTAAATGTACATATCCAATGCTCATTAAGGTAGGTATTTTTATAACCATAGTAGCAAGACAAATTATAGCAATCATTAAGGACATTTGTGTAATGCTTATTGCTTTTTCGTGGTTGTAGATATTTGTTTCAATTTCCTTTTTCATATAAATATCCCCTTTCATAAACCCCATATATTCATAAAATACAATTATTTTATGTGCATAAGTATAATATAACAAAAATCAATTTAAATAAAGTGTATGGATACGATTAAATCAGCAAAAGAACTATTTTTGAAAAATTCAAATTTTTCAAAACCATTTACAATATCATTTTTATATTGTATAATATATCCTGTAAAGAAAAAATTTAAAAATGTCTGGAAGGAGACTGTAAAATGATTAATATTTTATTTCAAAATAAGTTAAGAAAATATTTAACAATTAAATATACAGTCTGCTGTCAGGAGATTTTTGTAATTAATTTTCATAATCTGTACAATATAGCTTGATATTCATGGAAATTTAAATGAGATTTTTGTTCTATGTTGGTTTTAGGCTATATGTGATTATAAAATTTTAATTAAATACTTGTATATTGACCGTAGACTTTGTAGCTGCGGTTTTTTTATGCTTATTTTTAAAAGATTGTAATAAAACTGCAGAAATATTCTAGCTATAAAAGCTTGAATAGCTGCAGTTTTTTTATAAATTAATATAAATCAGCAAGGTAGAAGCTTCTAATTTATAGGGGGTTATTAAAATGAAAATTTTTATAAGCAGAGAATGGATTTAAATAAAATGTTTGTATAGTATAATATAAAATTTAAGTTGGGGTGATTCTATGATACAAGGAAATATTAAAGGCATAAGAAAATCTGTTTTAGAAAGATTAGAAGGGTTATATGATATAACCCTAGATAAAGAGAGCATTATTTCTTATGAAATAGTAAAAGAAATAAATGAGCTTACCTATATTATTAAAAAGGAAATAAGTGTATATGTAAATAGAAGAGGTAAAATTTTAAATATAGTAGTTGGTAATTTTAAAAGTGATAATATTGAATTTATTGAGGATAAAGGTAAAAAACTAAGCGGTATTAGGATAATTCGTTCAAATACAAGTGGAAAATCCAAACTTACAGATGTAGATATATCAGAACTTTTAGATATGAAATTAGATGCTATAATATCTATAGGGATTAATGAAAGCATTAGTGAAGTTAGGATAAATATTGGTTTTTGTGATTTAAAAAATAGAATACTAGTATGCAAGGAATTCAATGATTTTAGCACTAATGAAGCTATAGAATTAAATTTTTGCGAAAAAATTATTTATATAGATAAACTTATTGCAGAAGTAGAAATTCATGGTGAAGATGTTGAAAAGGCAATTTTAGTTGGTAAGGATAGTTTAGATAGTTTAGAGGAGCTTAAGGGACTTTCCTTGGCCTTAGGGTTTTCTGTAGTTTATGAAGTTTTCCAAAAGAAAAATAAAATAAACCAAACTTATTATACTGGGGAAGGGAAAGCAAGAGAGCTTAGCTATTTAAGACAGATTAAAAATGCAAATCTTGTGATTTTTGATGATGAATTATCTGGTTCTAAAGTGCGAAATCTTGAAGATATAATTGGATGCAAAGTAATAGATAGGACAACATTAATATTTGAGATATTTGCAAGAAGAGCTAAAACTAGACAATCCAAATTACAGGTAGAGCTTGCAGTTCTCAAGCACAGACTTTCAAGACTAAGAGGATTTGGAGGAGATCTTGATAAGATTAAAGGCGGTGTTGGTGTAAAAGGGGGAATAGGTTCAAGAGGACCTGGAGAGAAAAAACTTGAAATGGATAGAAGACATATAGATACTAAAATACAATATATTAAAGAGGAACTTCAGAAAATAGTAGTAGACAGAGAAGTTCAAAGTGCAAATAGAAAAAGAGGTAATATAACTGAAGTAGCTTTAGTGGGTTATACAAATGCTGGAAAATCAACTTTAAGAAATAAGTTATGTGAGATAGCGTCTATTAATAATAGTAAAAGTAGCGTTTTTGAAGCTGATATGCTTTTTGCTACCTTAGATACTACAGTTAGAGCTATAGAATTAGGGGATAATAGAAAAATTGCTTTAGCAGACACAGTTGGGTTTATAAGAAAACTTCCTTTAGAACTTGTAGAGGCCTTTAAGTCAACTTTAGATGAGGTTTTAAGTTCAGAGCTACTTTTACACGTAGTAGATGCTTCTAGCCCTAAGGCTATAGAGGAGATAAAAGCGGTGAACACTGTGCTTTATGAGCTTAACTCTTCAGATAAAAATTGTATTGTAGTATTAAATAAAATTGATAAAGCATCAAAAGATAGCATTAATAATATAAGAAAATTTTTAAATGGGAAAAAGATAGTTGAGGTAAGTGCAAAAACTGGTGAGAATCTCTTAGAACTTCTAAAAGTAATAAAAAACACTATTTACAGAGATTTGATTAAAACAATATTCTATATTCCATTCAATAATCAGGGGGTGGTTTCAACTTTATACGAAAATTGCAATGTTATTAAAAAAGAATATAGTGAGAATGGAACTTATATTAAAGCTGAGTTAGATAAAGAAATATATGAAAAATTTAAGAAATTTGAGCTTTTATAAGTATCTAATGTTATAATTATGTGTAAAACAAAAATACCAATGAAAAAGAGGTAAAATTATGGATATATTAAATTTTAATGAATTTGACTTAGATGAAAAGATTTTAGATGCAATAGAAAAGTTAGGTTATAAAAGACCTACTGAGGTACAAAGCTTGGTTATTCCAAGTGTGCTTAAAGATAAAGATTTAATTGTTAAATCACAAACCGGTAGTGGAAAAACTGCATCATTTGGGATACCAATTTGTGAAAAGATTGAAGTAGAAGAAAGAGAACCCCAAGCCCTAGTTATTACTCCTACAAGAGAGCTTGCGGTTCAAATTAAAGAGGATATATCTATTATAGGTAAATTTAAAAAAATAAGATGCGCAGCTATTTTTGGAAAGCAACCTATAAAGATGCAAGAAAGAGAGCTTAAACAGAGAGTGCCAATAGTAGTCGGAACTCCGGGAAGGGTTTTGGATCATATTGCTAGGGGAAATTTACATTTAGAAAAAATTAAATACTTAGTTATTGATGAAGCGGATGAAATGTTTAATATGGGATTTATAGATCAAGTTGAATCTATAGTAAAAGAACTACCTACAAATAGAGTGACTTTGCTCTTTTCAGCTACCATGAATGAAAAGATTCATAAATTGTGTGATAAATATATGAATAACCCTATGAATATAAGTATTAAGTCAAATATTAATTCTTTAAAGAAAATTCAGCAATTCTATTATGAAGTAAGAGAGGAAAACAAATTTAATCTTTTAAACAATATAATATACTCTCAAAATCCAGATAGCACTATTATATTTTGTAATACAAGAGATAAAGTAAGTGAGCTTTTGAAGAACATGAAATCTGAAGGATACTCTTGTAGGGCTTTACATGGAGGTGTGGAACAAAAGGAAAGATTAAGTGCAATAAATATGTTTAAAAAAGGTGAGATTCAGTTTCTAATTGCAACAGACGTTGCAGCTAGAGGAATTGATGTAGAGAATATAACTCATGTTATAAATTATGATATTCCTATGGAAAGAGAAGCTTATGTTCATAGAATCGGAAGAACAGGAAGAGCAGGGAATAAAGGTATAGCAATTACTCTAAAGTGCCCATATGAAAATAAGTTTTTAAAAAGCATTGAGGAGTATTTAGAATATGATATTCAAAAAGCAGAGGAGCCTACACCTAAAGAAATAGAAGAAGGCAAAAAAATATTTAAAAATAAAATATCTGTAAAGCCGAAGTTAAAAGAGGATAAGGCTTCAAAGATAAATGAGGAAATCACAAAAATTCATATAAAAGCTGGAAAGAAGAAGAAGATAAGACCAGGGGATATAGTTGGTGCAATTACAGGTATAGAAGGAATTAATTCTGAAGATATAGGCATAATTGATATACAAGATAATTTTTCCTATGTAGACATATTTAATAAGAAAGCTAAACTAATCCTAAGAAACGGTGATAATTTTAAGATTAAAGGAAAATCTGTAAAGGTTCAGAAGGCTTTTAATTAAATTTAACAATATTAAATTTATTTATCATATTAAATATATCCAATAGTTTTGATATTATGTGATATAATAAATCATGATAGTTTTAAATAATTTTTGAGATTAAATAAATTTTTAAGCATAAAAGGATAGGTGAAATATGATAGAGTTAGGTAAAATACAAAATTTAGAAATTGTTAGAGAATCTTCTATAGGAGTATATTTGAATTCAAAAACAGAAAAAAGTGAAAACGAAATACTACTACCTCAAAAGGAAGTTCCAGATGATGCAAAAGTAGGAGATGAAATAGAAGTATTTGTTTATAGAGATTCTAAGGATAGATTAATAGCAACTACAAGTAAACCTAAAATTACTTTAGGTGAAATGGCTTCACTTAAGGTAGTTCAAGATACAAATATAGGATCTTTTTTGGATTGGGGTCTTGAGAAAGACTTATTTTTACCATTTACAGAGCAAATTACTGAAGTAAAAGAAGGTAAAGAATACTTAGTTTATTTGTATGTTGATAAGAGCGATAGATTATGTGCTACAATGAAGATATACAGAAATTTAAGTAGCGAATCTCCATATAAGAAAGGTGATATTGTAAAAGGAACTATTTACAGTATAAAAGATGATATTGGAGCCTTTGTAGCAGTAGATAATAAATATCAAGGATTAATACCAAAAAGTGAGCTTTTTGAAAAACACAGATGCAAAGATGAGGTAGAAGCAAGAGTAGTTAAGGTAAGAGAAGATGGAAAATTAGATTTAAGCTTAAGACAAAAAATATATAAACAAATGAATACAGATGCAGAGTATATTCTAGAAGAAATGAAAAAGGAAAATGGATTTTTACCTCTAAACGATAATAGTAAGTCTGAAGAAATAAAAGAAAGATTATCTATGAGTAAAAATGCGTTTAAAAGGGCAATTGGAAGATTGTTTAAAGAAAGAATAATAGAGATAACAGAAAAAGGAATTAAAATATTATAGTTAGGGAACCTATTACTAAGATGTATTTAAGTTTAGTAATAGGTTTTTTGTTTATTAAAATTTTATTTGAAAATCATTATCAAATCCTAGAAAAAATTTTTGTAATCAATTATAATAGTGTATAAAGGTTAAATTTATAAGCAATAAGGAGATAGCATTTTATGAAACTAAAGAAAGAATTAAAAGTAATTTTCTTAAATATTACGATTGTTGCATTTTCTTTATC is part of the Haloimpatiens sp. FM7315 genome and harbors:
- the hflX gene encoding GTPase HflX translates to MIQGNIKGIRKSVLERLEGLYDITLDKESIISYEIVKEINELTYIIKKEISVYVNRRGKILNIVVGNFKSDNIEFIEDKGKKLSGIRIIRSNTSGKSKLTDVDISELLDMKLDAIISIGINESISEVRINIGFCDLKNRILVCKEFNDFSTNEAIELNFCEKIIYIDKLIAEVEIHGEDVEKAILVGKDSLDSLEELKGLSLALGFSVVYEVFQKKNKINQTYYTGEGKARELSYLRQIKNANLVIFDDELSGSKVRNLEDIIGCKVIDRTTLIFEIFARRAKTRQSKLQVELAVLKHRLSRLRGFGGDLDKIKGGVGVKGGIGSRGPGEKKLEMDRRHIDTKIQYIKEELQKIVVDREVQSANRKRGNITEVALVGYTNAGKSTLRNKLCEIASINNSKSSVFEADMLFATLDTTVRAIELGDNRKIALADTVGFIRKLPLELVEAFKSTLDEVLSSELLLHVVDASSPKAIEEIKAVNTVLYELNSSDKNCIVVLNKIDKASKDSINNIRKFLNGKKIVEVSAKTGENLLELLKVIKNTIYRDLIKTIFYIPFNNQGVVSTLYENCNVIKKEYSENGTYIKAELDKEIYEKFKKFELL
- a CDS encoding S1 RNA-binding domain-containing protein; the protein is MIELGKIQNLEIVRESSIGVYLNSKTEKSENEILLPQKEVPDDAKVGDEIEVFVYRDSKDRLIATTSKPKITLGEMASLKVVQDTNIGSFLDWGLEKDLFLPFTEQITEVKEGKEYLVYLYVDKSDRLCATMKIYRNLSSESPYKKGDIVKGTIYSIKDDIGAFVAVDNKYQGLIPKSELFEKHRCKDEVEARVVKVREDGKLDLSLRQKIYKQMNTDAEYILEEMKKENGFLPLNDNSKSEEIKERLSMSKNAFKRAIGRLFKERIIEITEKGIKIL
- a CDS encoding ECF transporter S component — translated: MKKEIETNIYNHEKAISITQMSLMIAIICLATMVIKIPTLMSIGYVHLGDSMVFLAAILFGKKKGMITAGIGMCLADILSGYAYYAPFTFVIKAVMALIAASIAYRGDFKGKNTLNNLFAFVISGIWMVFGYFIAKIFLVKFVLFKADSFTEALTIGLASIPDNIGQAAVGMLIALPLIKLLHNRLKIVK
- a CDS encoding DEAD/DEAH box helicase, translated to MDILNFNEFDLDEKILDAIEKLGYKRPTEVQSLVIPSVLKDKDLIVKSQTGSGKTASFGIPICEKIEVEEREPQALVITPTRELAVQIKEDISIIGKFKKIRCAAIFGKQPIKMQERELKQRVPIVVGTPGRVLDHIARGNLHLEKIKYLVIDEADEMFNMGFIDQVESIVKELPTNRVTLLFSATMNEKIHKLCDKYMNNPMNISIKSNINSLKKIQQFYYEVREENKFNLLNNIIYSQNPDSTIIFCNTRDKVSELLKNMKSEGYSCRALHGGVEQKERLSAINMFKKGEIQFLIATDVAARGIDVENITHVINYDIPMEREAYVHRIGRTGRAGNKGIAITLKCPYENKFLKSIEEYLEYDIQKAEEPTPKEIEEGKKIFKNKISVKPKLKEDKASKINEEITKIHIKAGKKKKIRPGDIVGAITGIEGINSEDIGIIDIQDNFSYVDIFNKKAKLILRNGDNFKIKGKSVKVQKAFN